The genomic segment CCATGTCGCTGGTTTCCCTCGGCACCGTCAGGCTTCTCACGTCCGACCGCTGGCGCAAAAAAGTGGACGCGACGGAAGCCCGGCTCGTCCGAACGTACAATAGAGTTCTCGATGAGAGCAGCTTGAACCCGGTTGCGCGATCCCACTGATGGCCAAGGATGAAAGCCCTCCCGAATCCGAACCCCCCGACCCGTCCCGAGATCCTTCGGGGCGGGTCGTAGTAGCGCCCATTCCCACCGGTCCACTCGCGCAGATCGCCACCCGTACGGACCAACTCCTGGCGGATGTCGATCCATCGCCGTTCTCAAGCCCTGGTTTTGAAGAGCTCAAGCTCAGGATCGACAGCTACATCATGGAGCTTGTGAACGAGTCCCGGCGGATCGCGCGACGACATCAGGCGGACGTGATCTCGCCCGCTTATGTACAACAGGCCAGCGACTATCTGGTTGCGCGAAAAAGCCGTCGCAAGTTTACACTGATGGGTTCCGTTGGGGGCATTTTTCTCGGAGCGGCCGTTTCCAGCTTCCTCGACATAGCTGCAGGCAAGCAAGTCTCCCCTCTGCAGGTGCTCGTATCCGCCGTGTTGGGGATGCTGGGCGCGTTCCTGATCGCGCTTCAGTTCGCCCGCGAGTAGTCACGAGGCGAGGGCTCGGCAGCCCGGCACTCCATCTGGCTTGGCTCACACCGTATCACCCGGCGCTATCGCCGCCTTGCGTGCGCGCCCACAGCTCGCCGCGCGCGGCCCAGAGGAAGGGGAAGAACGACGCGCGGTAGGTGGCCATGCGGTCCAGGTAGCGCACGCCGGAGGTCGCCGCGGTGCCCTCCACGTCGGGGCCGATGGTGCGCTCGGCGGTGCGCGCGTGGACGAAGCGCCAGATCCGCACCTCCTCGTCGTACTCCAGCAGCGCCTCGGCCAGCAGCACCAGGTCCCAGTGCTCCGCGCCCGCGTGCGACGCCGCGTACGCGTCCGCCGGCGAGACCTCGCGGCGCTCGAACAGCGCCCGCGCCTCCGACGCGACGGACGGTGCGTCCCACAGCTCTGCCAGCCGCGGCGTCCACAGCCCGACGATGGGGCTCGCGGGATCGTCGGGATCGGGTTCGCCCTCGAGGAAGCGCCGCAGCTCGGGCTCGCGCGCGCCGGACAGGATCTCCACCTCGTGCCACTGCCCGCTCTCGCCGCCGCTGGCGGGGACGAGGTGGTGGCGGAAGGCGTAGAACCCGCCCAGCGTCATCGTCTCCAGCACCCGCATCATCGGCGCGAACATGCGGACGACCGCGGTGCAGCGCTGCATCAGCCAGGTCGCCATCCCCACGTCGTCGCGCCGCAGCGCGGCGATCACGCGCGGCAGGTCGGTGCGCAGCTGCGTGAACCACAGCTCGAACGACTGGTGCGTGACGACGAACAGGTGCTCGTCGGGGTGGCGCGCCGCCTCCGGCCCGGGCTGCAGCCGGAGCAGCTCGTCCAGCCGCAGGTACGAGCAGTAGTGCGTCTGCGCCGGGTCGCGCAGCCGGTGCCCGCAGGCGAGGGTGGTCACGTTGGACGACACGAATCAGTCACGGGATCTGAGGCGGAGCGCGCGGCTCGTCATCGCGCGGAAAGCCAGTGGACGAGGGTGGGAAGGTAGTCCGGCGCCGTCGACGGCCATCCGCTGGGGCCGGGAGCGAGCCGGAAGGTGTGGTCCGCTCCCGGGAAGATCCGGACCGTGACGTCGCCGTTCCCGGCGCGGCGCAGCGCGGCGGCGATGCGGGCGGCGCTTTCGCGGGCGGGGACGCGCTGGTCGTCCCCGCCGTAGACGAGCAGCACGGGGACGCGGATCCGGGCCCACCAGGCGAGCGGGTCGTACCGCCCGAACGCCCGCGAGAACGTCCAGTAGACGTTCCCCGGAGGTGGCGGCGGGAAGAACCACGCCCGGTCCCTGTACGTGTTCGCCAGCGAGTCCAGCCGGGCGTGGCCGCGTCCGTGGTACGCGACGTCGACGAGCTCCGCCACGTACCGGGCCGCGTCCGCCGAGTCCGCGGGCGACTGCGTGGACGAGCGCATCGAGTTGAGGATGCTGAAGAGCTCGACCGAGTCCGTCGGCACCCCCGCCGCGGCCGAGGCGACCACGAACCTCACGCGCGGCGACAGCGCCGCGACCATGGGCGCCAGCGTCCCGCCCTGGCTGTGCCCGTGGATGCCGACGCGGCGCGGGTCGATGCCCTGCTGGGCCGCCAGAAATTCCACCGCGGCAATCGCGTCGCGGGCGAGGTCGTCCGGCGCAGCGGTGCGCCAGTCGCCGGACGAACCCCCGACGCCGCGCTTGTCGAAGATGAGCGCCGCGACGCCGTGCGTGGCGGCCTGCTCGGCGAGGAAGCGCGACGCGAACCGCCCCTCCCCTCCCGAGCCGTGCAGGAACACGACGCCCGCGGCCGGCGTTCCGCCCGCGGGCATCAGCAGCGTGCCGGCGAGCCGTACCTCCCCGTTCGCGAAGGTGACGTCCCGCTCGCTGAACTCCGCCGCCGAAACGGCCGCGCGCGTGTAGACGAAACGCCCCTCGGCGCCGTTCTCGGTCAGCGTGCCGGCGAGCGAGTCTCCCTGCACGCGCCCGGTGAAGGTCGTGGTGGTGCGGTCGCCGCGGAGCACCATCGTCACGTCGCAGCAGCCGTCGACTCGCGCCTCGGCGAACGGGATCCCGCTCACCCGCAGCCGCTCGGAGCCGAACGTGGCGCGGAACCGGCCCGGCGCCGTGTCCGGCCGCACCGTGAGCCGCACGGGCAGCGAGTCGCCGCTGCGGATCCAGTAGCCCTGCCACGTCCCCTCGAGCCCACGCTGCGCCTCGGCGCCGGGCGCGAGGGCGCAGACGAAAGCGAGGGGCAGCAGCATCCGCATGGCGGAGCACCTGGATCGGAGGCAACGAGGGGTTGTCGAAGCCGGGAACTTCGTGGGGCCGCCCGTGGCCGTCAAGCGTATGTCCGTCACTACCAGCGTGCCCGGAGAGTCTGTCGGGCACCGAGTTCGTTGCGAATCAAGTGCGTTCACTGGTAGATTGAAAGCGATCCTTTCCGGATCTAAAGTTTTGGAAGCGCGTGTGAACTCCAATTCTAGGGGGTCCTCATGAACACGCACAGGGCTGGAGCGTTGCTGTACGCGGCGGGTGTTTGCGGGGCACTGCTGTTCGGAGCGGCCCAGGCGAGTGCTGAAACGCAGGGCCGGGAAACCGTCGCTCGCCGGGCATGCGACCCGGCGATGTGTGATTTCGTGTGCGTCGAATATGAGGGGGCAAGCTTCGGGTACTGCCGCGTGATTGACTACAACGTCTACTGCGTCTGCGTGTACTGACGCAGCCGGCGGCGGCCGCGGCGGTGCTCCCTCCCGCACCCTCTATCACGAACAGCGGGGTCCCTCTTCCTGGAGAGACCCCGCTGATGCGTAGCCCGGAAGTCCGGGTCCGTCACCCCCCTCCGCCGCCCACCACGCCGCCGCCGGGAATGCCGGGCTCCGTCATCTCGCGCACGTTCAGCACCTGGTCCAGCTGGTCGTCGCTCAGCAGGCCGCGGCGCTTCACCACCTCGCGCACCGACTCGAAGTTCTTCGCCGATTCCTTCGCCACGGAAGCCGCCTCGTCGTAGCCGATGTAGGCGTTCAGCGCGGTGGCGATGGACGGGTTCTTCTCCAGCAGCTCGCGGCAGCGCTCGCGGTTGGCGCCGATCCCCTCCACCGCGTTGGCGCGGAAGGCGTCGCACGCCTTCGCCAGGATCTCCACCGACTGCAGGAAGTTGTGCGCCATCACCGGCATCATCACGTTCAGCTCGAAGTTGCCGTGCTGCCCGCCCACGGTCACCGCCACGTGGTTCCCCATCACCTGCGCGCATACCATCATCATCGCCTCGCTCATCACCGGGTTCACCTTCCCCGGCATGATGCTGGAGCCCGGCTGGATGGCGGGGAGCGTGATCTCCGCCAGCCCCGAGGTCGGCCCGCTCGCCAGCCAGCGGATGTCGTTGGCGATCTTCAGCAGGCTCACCGCCAGCGTGTTCAGCGCGCCGCTCGCGGAGACGTAGGCGTCCTTCGCCCCCTGCGCCTCGAAGTGGTTCTCCGCCTCGCGAAAGGGGAGGCCGGTGAGCGACGAGATCTTCTCGATCGTCTTCGCGGGGAAGCCGGGGACGGCGTTGGTGCCCGTGCCCACCGCGGTGCCGCCCAGCGCCAGCTCCGCGAGCTCCTCGCTCGCGTTGCGGAGACGGCGGATCCCGTGCTCGATCTGGCTGGCGTA from the Longimicrobium sp. genome contains:
- a CDS encoding tryptophan 2,3-dioxygenase family protein yields the protein MSSNVTTLACGHRLRDPAQTHYCSYLRLDELLRLQPGPEAARHPDEHLFVVTHQSFELWFTQLRTDLPRVIAALRRDDVGMATWLMQRCTAVVRMFAPMMRVLETMTLGGFYAFRHHLVPASGGESGQWHEVEILSGAREPELRRFLEGEPDPDDPASPIVGLWTPRLAELWDAPSVASEARALFERREVSPADAYAASHAGAEHWDLVLLAEALLEYDEEVRIWRFVHARTAERTIGPDVEGTAATSGVRYLDRMATYRASFFPFLWAARGELWARTQGGDSAG
- a CDS encoding alpha/beta fold hydrolase, whose protein sequence is MRMLLPLAFVCALAPGAEAQRGLEGTWQGYWIRSGDSLPVRLTVRPDTAPGRFRATFGSERLRVSGIPFAEARVDGCCDVTMVLRGDRTTTTFTGRVQGDSLAGTLTENGAEGRFVYTRAAVSAAEFSERDVTFANGEVRLAGTLLMPAGGTPAAGVVFLHGSGGEGRFASRFLAEQAATHGVAALIFDKRGVGGSSGDWRTAAPDDLARDAIAAVEFLAAQQGIDPRRVGIHGHSQGGTLAPMVAALSPRVRFVVASAAAGVPTDSVELFSILNSMRSSTQSPADSADAARYVAELVDVAYHGRGHARLDSLANTYRDRAWFFPPPPPGNVYWTFSRAFGRYDPLAWWARIRVPVLLVYGGDDQRVPARESAARIAAALRRAGNGDVTVRIFPGADHTFRLAPGPSGWPSTAPDYLPTLVHWLSAR
- a CDS encoding class II fumarate hydratase, whose translation is MSDTSNGGFRTEKDSLGEMRVPADALYGAQTQRAVENFPISGIRFPRRFIHAMGTIKKAAAQANQEMGLLDAGIAEAIVRAADEVIAGTLDSQFVLDIYQTGSGTSTNMNTNEVIGTRATQLRGGEGRVHPNDHVNMGQSSNDVIPTAMHVSARVAIHEDLVPALERLRYALLAKADEFDDVVKSGRTHLMDATPVRLGQEFGGYASQIEHGIRRLRNASEELAELALGGTAVGTGTNAVPGFPAKTIEKISSLTGLPFREAENHFEAQGAKDAYVSASGALNTLAVSLLKIANDIRWLASGPTSGLAEITLPAIQPGSSIMPGKVNPVMSEAMMMVCAQVMGNHVAVTVGGQHGNFELNVMMPVMAHNFLQSVEILAKACDAFRANAVEGIGANRERCRELLEKNPSIATALNAYIGYDEAASVAKESAKNFESVREVVKRRGLLSDDQLDQVLNVREMTEPGIPGGGVVGGGGG